The sequence CTTATTTAAAGGATAAAAAGATTGTCATTGATCCCGGACACGGTGGAAAAGATCATGGTACAACAGGTTTTGGTGGTACATTAGAGAAGAATATTACGATCGAGACAGCGACTCGGTTATATAATAAACTTCGATCTGCTGGTGCTAAGGTCATTTTAACTCGTTATCGAGATCAATATATTTCTTTGCCTTCACGTGTATCTGCTTCCGCTCGTTTTGATGCGGATGCCTTTATCTCGATTCATTATGATAGTTTTCCTAACGAAGGTTCAGAAGGAGCAACAACCTTCTTTTATCATCCATGGCAAAGGGAGTTAGCCGTTAATATTCACTCCTCTGTTATTGATAAAACGAATATTCATAATCGGGGTGTTCGTAAAGGGGATTATTATGTGATTCGTGAGAACAGTCAAAATGCGGTTCTTGTTGAACTTGGTTTCTTAAGTAATCCGAGTGAAGAACTGCTTGTGACAAGTGAGCAATATCAAACGTTAGCAACGACTGGCATATACGAAGGGCTTGCACGGTATTTTAAAAATCAATACTAATTCATCCCTGTTAAATCCCTATTTTTAAAAAAACGAGCATGACCACAAACGGTCTGCTCGTTTTTTTATTTACTCTCTATAATTAAGGTAACAGGACCATCATTAATTAGGGAAACATCCATCATTGCCCCAAATTCACCTGTTTCTACATGTACATTCTTTTCTCTTAACAGTTTATTAAAGGTATCATAGAGATTTCGGGCTTGTTCCGGCTTTGCTGCCCCCATAAAATTGGGTCTTCTGCCTTTACGACAATCTCCATATAAAGTAAACTGCGAGACTGAAAGGATACTGCCTCCGACGTCAAGTAAGGAATGATTCATCTTCTCATTCTCATCCTCAAATATTCGTAAATTAACAATTTTATCCGCTAGAAAAGCAGCATCCTCTTCAGTGTCATCATGGGTAACCCCAACTAATAAAACAAGTCCCTTGTCGATCTCACCGACGACTTGATCATTTACAGTAACACTCGCTTTTTTACTCCTTTGAACAACAATACGCATTTATCTCATCACCTTAACTCATCACTCTTCGAACGGCATATAAATCAGGAATTTGTTTGATACGATCAACGACCTTCTGTAAATGACTAACATTTAATATCGAAATTGTCATCGTAATGGTCGTTATTTTATTGCGATCGGTTTTTCCTGACACAGCCGAAATATCTGTTTTTGATTCATTAACTGCTTGAAGTACTTCATTCAGCAATCCTCTACGGTCAAATCCTGTAATCTCAATTTCTACGTTATATTCTTTACGATCATTTAGACCTGTTTCCCACTCAACAGGGATTAATCTT is a genomic window of Niallia sp. XMNu-256 containing:
- the dtd gene encoding D-aminoacyl-tRNA deacylase, which produces MRIVVQRSKKASVTVNDQVVGEIDKGLVLLVGVTHDDTEEDAAFLADKIVNLRIFEDENEKMNHSLLDVGGSILSVSQFTLYGDCRKGRRPNFMGAAKPEQARNLYDTFNKLLREKNVHVETGEFGAMMDVSLINDGPVTLIIESK